The following proteins are co-located in the Cupriavidus pauculus genome:
- a CDS encoding KpsF/GutQ family sugar-phosphate isomerase translates to MIANFDADRALALARHTLQIEADAVSALAGRLTPAFTKAVEMILGCTGRVVVSGIGKSGHIGRKVAATLASTGTPSFFVHPAEASHGDLGMITRDDVLIAFSNSGETAELLSIVPIVKRIGAGLISITGNAGSNLAKLSDAHLDGAVAQEACPLNLAPTASTTAALALGDALAVAVLDARGFGEEDFARSHPGGALGRKLLTHVRDVMRTGNAVPEVRESTPLAQALMEITRKGMAMTAVVDPDGRAIGVFTDGDLRRLLETPRDWKTVPIGDVMHHNPRTVNQDQLAVEAVQIMETNRINQLLVVDGDGRLVGALHIHDLTRAKVI, encoded by the coding sequence ATGATAGCCAATTTCGATGCGGATCGAGCACTCGCGCTCGCTCGCCACACCCTCCAGATCGAGGCCGACGCCGTTTCGGCGCTGGCCGGCCGGCTGACGCCCGCGTTCACCAAGGCGGTCGAGATGATTCTCGGCTGCACCGGGCGCGTGGTGGTCTCCGGCATCGGCAAGTCCGGCCACATCGGCCGCAAGGTGGCCGCCACGCTGGCCTCCACCGGCACGCCGTCGTTCTTCGTCCACCCGGCCGAGGCCAGCCACGGCGACCTGGGCATGATCACGCGCGACGACGTGCTGATCGCGTTCTCGAACTCGGGCGAGACTGCCGAACTGCTGTCGATCGTGCCGATCGTCAAGCGCATCGGCGCCGGCTTGATCTCGATCACCGGCAATGCCGGGTCGAACCTGGCCAAGCTGTCGGACGCCCACCTGGACGGTGCCGTCGCGCAGGAAGCCTGCCCGCTGAACCTGGCCCCCACGGCCAGCACCACGGCCGCGCTGGCCCTGGGCGACGCGCTGGCGGTGGCCGTGCTCGACGCCCGCGGCTTTGGCGAGGAGGATTTCGCCCGCTCCCATCCCGGCGGCGCGCTGGGCCGCAAGCTGCTGACCCACGTGCGCGACGTCATGCGCACCGGCAACGCGGTGCCCGAGGTGCGCGAAAGCACGCCGCTGGCCCAGGCGCTAATGGAAATCACGCGCAAGGGCATGGCCATGACGGCCGTGGTGGACCCCGATGGCCGCGCCATCGGCGTGTTCACCGACGGCGACCTGCGCCGCCTGCTGGAAACCCCGCGCGACTGGAAGACCGTGCCGATCGGGGACGTCATGCACCATAACCCGCGCACGGTGAACCAGGACCAGTTGGCCGTGGAAGCCGTGCAGATCATGGAAACGAACCGCATCAACCAGCTACTGGTCGTCGATGGCGACGGCCGCCTGGTGGGCGCGCTCCATATCCATGACCTGACGCGCGCCAAGGTCATCTGA
- the lptC gene encoding LPS export ABC transporter periplasmic protein LptC: MPDFLSRLTGMVMRLLPLLLMAIVAGSTFWLVQLNSPREDAEQSRAKRHEPDYWMERFSATELAEDGSTKLRFTGVRMIHFEDDQTYEVTTPAMRSYEADRPPVTANSDRGVMNAEGSVIDLYGNAFVIRQAGADPSKDPRMTAASQYFQLLVNDDIVKTDKAVELTRGPSVMTANGMIFNNVTREVQLLGNVRGTIIMNPPQGQTRTQ, translated from the coding sequence ATGCCGGACTTCCTGTCCAGACTCACCGGAATGGTCATGCGGCTGCTGCCGCTGCTGCTGATGGCCATCGTCGCCGGCAGCACGTTCTGGCTCGTGCAGCTCAACTCCCCGCGCGAGGACGCCGAGCAGTCGCGCGCCAAGCGCCACGAGCCCGACTACTGGATGGAGCGCTTCTCGGCCACCGAGCTGGCCGAGGACGGATCCACCAAGCTGCGCTTCACCGGCGTCAGGATGATCCATTTCGAGGACGACCAGACCTACGAGGTGACCACGCCGGCCATGCGCTCGTACGAGGCCGACCGGCCGCCCGTGACGGCCAATTCCGACCGCGGCGTGATGAACGCCGAGGGGTCGGTGATCGACCTGTACGGCAACGCCTTCGTCATCCGGCAGGCCGGCGCCGATCCGTCGAAGGACCCGCGCATGACCGCCGCCTCGCAATACTTCCAGTTGCTGGTCAACGACGACATCGTCAAGACCGACAAGGCCGTGGAGCTGACGCGCGGCCCGTCGGTCATGACCGCCAACGGCATGATCTTCAACAACGTCACCCGCGAAGTACAATTGCTGGGCAACGTACGCGGCACGATCATCATGAACCCGCCGCAGGGGCAGACCAGGACCCAGTGA
- the lptA gene encoding lipopolysaccharide transport periplasmic protein LptA has product MTASLTTSSCRRLAPALLGALAAIGLTLAAPAFAERADQGKPLVLEADNASYDDVKQIYTLTGNVVLTKGTMVLKSDAAELRTDPEGYQYAIATAKPGRQAYIRQKRDGVDEYIDGWGDRIEYDGKSEVNKLIGHARAARVSGAGAKIIDEIRGAVITYDSRNEYYTATGGDNNTTAGNPSGRVRAVLSPRTDASAPAAAGPQLDLRPSATPAKP; this is encoded by the coding sequence ATGACCGCATCCCTGACGACATCGTCCTGTCGCCGCCTCGCGCCCGCCCTGCTGGGCGCCCTTGCCGCCATCGGCCTGACGCTGGCCGCGCCGGCCTTTGCCGAACGCGCGGACCAGGGCAAGCCGCTGGTGCTGGAGGCCGACAACGCCAGCTACGATGACGTCAAGCAGATCTACACGCTCACCGGCAACGTGGTGCTGACCAAGGGCACGATGGTGCTGAAGTCGGACGCCGCCGAGCTGCGCACCGACCCCGAGGGCTACCAGTACGCCATCGCCACCGCCAAGCCGGGCCGCCAGGCGTACATCCGCCAGAAGCGCGACGGCGTGGACGAGTACATCGACGGCTGGGGCGACCGCATCGAATACGACGGCAAGTCGGAGGTCAACAAGCTGATCGGCCATGCCCGCGCGGCGCGCGTGTCCGGCGCGGGCGCGAAGATCATCGACGAGATCCGCGGCGCGGTCATCACCTACGACAGCCGCAACGAGTACTACACGGCCACGGGCGGCGACAACAACACGACCGCCGGCAACCCGTCGGGCCGCGTGCGCGCGGTGCTGTCGCCGCGCACCGATGCCAGCGCGCCCGCCGCGGCCGGCCCGCAGCTCGACCTGCGGCCGTCGGCCACGCCCGCCAAGCCCTAA